From one Chryseobacterium sp. 3008163 genomic stretch:
- a CDS encoding phenylacetate--CoA ligase family protein, which produces MELFPLIEKSSIQDIKKFQEEKLQELLQYLEANSPFYQKLFKENNIQISDIQTLEDLQKIPTTSKNDIQQNNEDFFCVPQNQIVDYSTTSGTLGDPVTFGLSENDMERIAYNEAISLSCAGIQKGDVVQMITTIDKRFIAGLAYLLGLRKMGASVIRMGPGIPELQWDSIFRYKPKYLITVPSFLLKMIDYAEKNGIDYKNSSVLGAVCIGESIKNQDFTDNILSQKIKEKWNIQLYSTYASTEMSTAFTECELQIGGHQHPELIITEILNDEENPVENGESGELTITTLGVEALPLLRFKTGDLVKAHYEPCQCGRNTMRLGPVVGRKQQMIKYKGTTLYPPAMNDILNDFDGILCYQIVIQSNEIGLDEIIIKLSTEREDESFEGEVRDHFRAKLRVSPKIEFVDFDILSKTVLNPNSRKPIHFLDLR; this is translated from the coding sequence CAAAAAGTTTCAGGAAGAAAAACTTCAGGAGCTTTTACAATATCTTGAGGCGAATTCACCTTTTTATCAGAAGCTATTCAAAGAAAATAATATTCAGATTTCTGATATTCAGACTTTGGAAGATTTGCAGAAAATCCCGACGACATCGAAGAATGATATTCAGCAGAATAATGAAGACTTTTTCTGTGTTCCACAAAATCAAATTGTTGATTACAGTACAACTTCAGGAACATTGGGTGATCCGGTGACTTTTGGACTTTCTGAAAATGATATGGAAAGAATTGCTTACAATGAAGCGATATCTCTTTCTTGTGCAGGAATTCAAAAAGGCGACGTTGTACAAATGATCACGACCATTGACAAAAGATTTATTGCTGGGCTCGCCTATCTTTTAGGTTTAAGAAAAATGGGTGCAAGCGTCATCAGAATGGGACCGGGAATTCCTGAATTGCAATGGGATTCAATTTTTAGATACAAACCTAAATATTTAATTACGGTTCCCTCATTTCTTTTAAAAATGATCGACTACGCTGAGAAAAATGGAATTGATTATAAAAACTCTAGTGTTCTCGGAGCTGTTTGTATTGGTGAAAGTATCAAAAATCAGGATTTTACCGATAATATTCTTTCGCAGAAGATTAAAGAAAAATGGAATATTCAATTATATTCTACTTACGCTTCAACGGAAATGAGCACGGCTTTTACAGAATGTGAATTGCAAATTGGCGGACATCAGCATCCGGAATTAATTATTACAGAAATTCTTAATGATGAAGAGAATCCTGTGGAAAATGGAGAAAGCGGTGAACTGACAATTACAACTTTAGGTGTTGAAGCACTTCCTTTATTAAGATTTAAAACGGGAGATTTAGTTAAAGCCCATTACGAGCCTTGTCAGTGTGGAAGAAACACGATGCGTCTAGGTCCGGTTGTTGGTAGGAAACAGCAGATGATCAAATATAAAGGAACAACATTATATCCGCCTGCGATGAATGATATTTTGAATGATTTTGACGGAATTTTATGTTACCAGATTGTAATTCAATCCAATGAAATAGGTTTGGATGAAATTATCATTAAATTGAGTACAGAAAGAGAAGATGAAAGTTTTGAAGGCGAAGTTCGTGATCATTTCAGGGCAAAACTAAGGGTAAGCCCGAAAATTGAATTCGTTGATTTTGATATTTTATCTAAAACGGTTCTGAATCCAAATAGCAGAAAGCCAATTCATTTTTTAGACTTAAGATAA